A window of Meiothermus sp. Pnk-1 contains these coding sequences:
- a CDS encoding Ig-like domain-containing protein, protein MAKLDVMWLLGLLLLLAAACDQQAQPPLDDQTAPTVTLENPVGGAAVSLNLTVQGTATDDQAVTRITYQLNGSPEQNLPITPAPKVPFS, encoded by the coding sequence ATGGCAAAACTCGATGTTATGTGGCTGCTGGGCTTGCTGCTATTGCTCGCCGCGGCCTGCGACCAGCAAGCCCAGCCCCCCCTCGACGACCAGACCGCCCCCACCGTCACCCTGGAAAACCCGGTGGGAGGAGCCGCCGTCAGCCTCAACCTCACCGTCCAGGGCACCGCTACCGACGACCAGGCCGTCACCCGCATCACCTATCAGCTCAACGGCAGCCCCGAGCAAAACCTCCCCATCACCCCCGCCCCGAAGGTGCCCTTCAGCTT